The Methanoregula boonei 6A8 genome has a window encoding:
- a CDS encoding YgiQ family radical SAM protein, giving the protein MRSQPLFLPRTPAEGRACGIEEFDIILVTGDAYVDHPSFGTALVGRVLWDAGFSVGIIAQPDATTEKDFTVLGRPRLFFGISSGNVDSMVNNFTPNLKRRSSDVYSHGGIPRRPDRAAIVYANRVHAAFPDTPIVLGGIEASLRRFAHYDYWQDRVRQSILADAPADLLAYGMAEQQMVAIARRLDTGEPARAIRDIPGTCYTMEVAEWRATHPEGVVEIPGFSEISSDKTAYARAFALHYREQDPVRGRPVAQPHPKTVIVQNPPARPLSGDKLDHIYELPFSRRAHPLYKKPVPALEPVQFSVVSHRGCFGSCSFCALTHHQGRIVQSRSAASIVREVTRMAAMPEFKGIVQDVGGPTANMYGMACERWDGAGACPEKSCSPACQTLRTNHRPLVEILRKISEVPGVKKVFVGSGIRYDLVLADDLNSRYLETLCERHVSGHLKVAPEHISPRVTKAMNKPDGSVFERFRDRFTALQQGKAKRQYLVPYFMSGHPGCTISDMVALAEYIRDRGLYTEQVQDFTPTPMSVSTCMYYTGLDPFTLEPVHVPKGREKKIQRALLQYREPQNRGLVFEGLRMAGREDLIGTGKQCLVSGDVYLRRSRPGPVPRQKSSGTRPGGAAGSGTSRKKERPGSQDLP; this is encoded by the coding sequence ATGAGATCACAGCCTTTGTTTCTCCCGCGCACTCCTGCCGAGGGCAGGGCGTGCGGCATCGAAGAGTTTGATATCATTCTTGTCACGGGGGATGCGTACGTCGATCATCCTTCGTTTGGCACGGCACTTGTCGGCCGGGTCCTCTGGGACGCCGGATTCTCCGTAGGCATCATTGCGCAGCCGGATGCAACAACAGAAAAGGACTTTACTGTACTTGGCAGGCCCCGGCTTTTCTTTGGCATATCGTCCGGTAACGTTGACTCGATGGTCAACAATTTCACACCCAACCTGAAGCGCCGGAGTTCCGATGTGTACTCCCACGGCGGGATCCCTCGGCGCCCCGACCGGGCCGCCATCGTGTACGCCAACCGGGTCCATGCAGCATTTCCCGACACACCCATTGTTCTCGGGGGCATCGAGGCCAGCCTGCGCCGATTTGCGCACTACGATTACTGGCAGGACCGGGTCCGCCAGTCCATCCTTGCCGATGCACCGGCCGACCTCCTTGCCTATGGCATGGCAGAGCAACAGATGGTGGCGATTGCCCGGCGGCTGGACACCGGCGAACCGGCCCGGGCCATCCGGGATATCCCGGGCACCTGTTATACCATGGAGGTGGCAGAATGGCGTGCCACTCACCCGGAGGGTGTTGTCGAGATCCCGGGTTTCTCCGAGATTTCTTCGGACAAGACCGCGTATGCCCGGGCTTTTGCCCTCCACTACCGCGAGCAGGACCCGGTCCGGGGCCGCCCGGTGGCCCAGCCTCACCCCAAGACCGTGATCGTCCAGAACCCCCCGGCCCGGCCCCTTTCGGGCGACAAACTCGACCATATCTACGAGCTGCCGTTCTCGCGCCGGGCCCACCCGCTGTACAAAAAACCCGTCCCGGCGCTCGAGCCGGTGCAGTTCTCGGTGGTGAGCCATCGTGGCTGCTTTGGGAGCTGCTCGTTCTGCGCCCTCACCCATCACCAGGGTCGGATTGTCCAGAGCCGGAGCGCTGCCTCAATCGTCCGTGAGGTTACCCGGATGGCTGCGATGCCGGAGTTTAAGGGAATTGTCCAGGATGTGGGCGGGCCGACTGCCAACATGTATGGGATGGCCTGCGAGCGCTGGGACGGGGCAGGCGCCTGTCCGGAAAAGTCCTGCTCGCCGGCCTGCCAAACACTTCGGACAAACCACCGCCCACTGGTGGAGATTCTCCGCAAAATCAGCGAAGTCCCGGGCGTAAAGAAGGTGTTTGTGGGCTCAGGTATCCGCTATGATCTTGTGCTGGCCGATGATCTTAATTCCCGGTACCTTGAGACCCTTTGCGAGCGGCATGTCTCGGGCCATCTCAAGGTCGCTCCCGAGCACATCTCGCCCCGGGTTACAAAAGCCATGAACAAGCCCGACGGATCCGTCTTCGAGAGGTTCCGGGACCGGTTTACGGCGCTCCAGCAGGGGAAGGCAAAACGCCAGTACCTAGTCCCCTACTTCATGTCCGGCCACCCGGGCTGCACCATAAGCGACATGGTAGCGCTTGCCGAGTATATCCGCGACCGCGGGCTCTATACCGAGCAGGTGCAGGATTTTACCCCCACTCCTATGAGCGTCTCCACGTGCATGTACTATACCGGCCTTGACCCGTTCACGCTCGAACCGGTGCATGTGCCCAAAGGAAGGGAGAAGAAGATCCAGCGGGCACTCCTGCAGTACCGCGAGCCGCAGAACCGTGGCCTTGTGTTCGAAGGACTCCGGATGGCCGGCCGGGAAGACCTGATCGGGACCGGGAAGCAGTGCCTTGTGAGCGGGGACGTTTACCTTAGGCGGTCCCGTCCCGGTCCTGTACCCCGACAAAAATCATCCGGCACTCGTCCCGGTGGCGCAGCCGGATCGGGAACCTCCCGGAAAAAAGAAAGACCGGGCTCTCAGGACCTGCCGTAA
- a CDS encoding PPC domain-containing DNA-binding protein, with protein MQYSEGRLGRVFVLRIDDGEDFLAVTRDFINDKEVQTGTLIFLGALRQGRMVTGPETLAIPPEPHYVMFEGGWEMVGIGTIYPGEDGPAIHYHASVGRAGHALTGCLREKAITYIVAEVIVLELTGLDIRRLPQEKTGLVLPVHGTAGRTGKQPPVPAAEVPPEESAPAEKEDVDEPGGLAEIIRDLTRRPRT; from the coding sequence ATGCAGTATTCGGAAGGCCGGCTCGGCCGGGTATTTGTTCTGAGGATTGATGACGGAGAAGATTTTCTGGCTGTCACCCGGGATTTTATAAACGATAAGGAGGTGCAGACCGGGACCCTCATTTTTCTGGGCGCACTCCGGCAGGGACGGATGGTAACCGGACCCGAGACGCTCGCCATCCCTCCCGAACCCCACTATGTGATGTTTGAAGGGGGCTGGGAGATGGTGGGGATTGGCACCATCTACCCGGGCGAAGATGGCCCGGCCATCCATTACCATGCATCGGTAGGACGGGCCGGCCATGCCCTGACCGGGTGCCTGCGGGAGAAGGCGATCACGTATATTGTCGCCGAGGTTATTGTCCTTGAATTAACCGGGCTTGACATCCGTCGCCTGCCCCAGGAAAAGACCGGGCTTGTCCTGCCGGTTCATGGAACTGCAGGCAGGACCGGAAAGCAGCCCCCGGTTCCTGCAGCAGAAGTCCCTCCGGAAGAATCTGCTCCCGCGGAAAAGGAAGACGTGGATGAGCCGGGGGGCCTTGCCGAGATCATCCGGGACCTGACCCGGCGCCCCCGGACCTGA
- a CDS encoding DUF2207 domain-containing protein, giving the protein MGETRQIAGLVIIALILGIVGLALVSIIPPLLSGDLAVSSYEATLYGNGTLQEQYIYQVQNSGEYRMLYRSWEAPLTFAASNQPYIQFVSIVPPAGSVGYAKDASSDVSIAGSSSPAVQEEVGSLADTSEVGIFNPSYYDAGTYTVQSTYVVHPPIEDDGTTAHLNFQFAGSDHVPYNDIRITVPADGINQIYVYPPTLHAEKTGDTYTITGSAAGNQDIAVEMLAGEGGFAEIPGFRTNATNLQAQTASAAFWYDLPYTIAAIISYLADAAVLLVPLLLLLIYYHYGREKKFTVTTYLSTVPNPALKPWQVNMLFKGDSLDFDQDGYYATLLDLHRRKLIEITPAATGKGPEIRILSTQTTDPYEQRVLGFVQRLSENNVLSTATLETLVKNAQTNSLAEEKALLYQKNFADVTTRADSSIVYEYVVDGRDHISPLVAVAAVACAVTFMLALVLPAQSVSLIPAVVLLVIAVIQLVIAWAAPSTLFGHWKDDHYKDKLEWDAFTHFLSDMALIRKYSPEDLPMWGDWLVYGTALGVGDKVEQAMKALNIPVAETGVPMGVMGMNTVFMPLMAFVPMSQGGPSGGFGGGGRGGFGGGFGGGGGFGGGGAGGRR; this is encoded by the coding sequence GTGGGCGAAACCAGGCAGATTGCCGGCCTTGTCATCATCGCGCTCATCCTTGGGATTGTCGGGCTGGCCCTCGTCTCCATCATCCCCCCCCTTCTTTCCGGGGATCTTGCCGTCAGCTCGTACGAAGCCACCCTGTACGGGAACGGTACGCTCCAGGAGCAGTACATCTACCAGGTACAGAACTCCGGTGAATACCGGATGCTGTACCGCTCGTGGGAAGCCCCCCTGACGTTTGCAGCCAGTAACCAGCCGTACATCCAGTTTGTTTCCATCGTCCCGCCCGCCGGTTCTGTCGGCTATGCAAAAGATGCATCATCCGATGTTTCGATTGCCGGCTCATCCAGCCCGGCCGTGCAGGAAGAGGTGGGCAGCCTGGCCGATACAAGCGAGGTGGGCATTTTCAACCCCTCGTACTATGACGCAGGCACCTATACTGTCCAGTCAACATACGTGGTCCACCCCCCCATCGAGGACGACGGGACAACTGCGCACCTCAATTTCCAGTTTGCCGGTTCGGACCATGTCCCGTACAATGATATCAGGATCACGGTACCGGCGGATGGCATCAACCAGATCTACGTATACCCGCCCACCCTCCACGCGGAAAAGACCGGGGATACCTACACGATCACCGGCAGTGCCGCAGGAAACCAGGACATTGCCGTTGAGATGCTTGCCGGTGAAGGCGGGTTTGCCGAGATCCCGGGATTTCGGACCAATGCCACAAATCTCCAGGCACAGACCGCCTCAGCCGCGTTCTGGTACGACCTGCCCTATACCATTGCCGCCATCATCTCGTACCTTGCAGATGCTGCAGTGCTTCTTGTGCCCCTGCTCCTGCTCCTTATCTACTACCACTACGGGAGAGAGAAGAAGTTTACTGTTACCACGTACCTGAGCACCGTCCCCAATCCTGCACTCAAACCCTGGCAGGTGAACATGCTCTTCAAAGGTGACTCCCTGGATTTCGACCAAGATGGGTATTATGCGACTCTCCTCGACCTGCACAGGCGCAAGCTCATTGAGATTACGCCCGCTGCAACCGGGAAAGGCCCGGAGATCCGGATCCTCTCCACCCAGACAACCGATCCCTACGAGCAGCGCGTCCTTGGATTCGTCCAGCGGCTCTCTGAGAATAATGTGCTTTCTACGGCAACCCTGGAAACGCTTGTGAAAAATGCACAGACAAACAGCCTTGCCGAGGAGAAAGCACTGCTGTACCAGAAGAACTTTGCCGATGTGACGACCCGGGCGGACTCATCGATCGTCTATGAATACGTAGTGGATGGCAGGGACCACATCTCCCCGCTCGTTGCCGTTGCAGCCGTCGCGTGCGCCGTTACCTTCATGCTTGCGCTCGTTTTGCCGGCGCAGTCTGTGAGCCTGATCCCGGCCGTAGTGCTGCTGGTCATTGCAGTAATCCAGCTGGTGATCGCGTGGGCTGCCCCCTCTACACTCTTTGGGCACTGGAAAGACGATCATTACAAGGACAAGCTGGAATGGGATGCCTTTACCCACTTCCTCTCTGACATGGCCCTGATCCGGAAGTATTCTCCTGAAGACCTCCCGATGTGGGGGGACTGGCTGGTGTACGGCACGGCGCTTGGGGTAGGTGACAAGGTGGAGCAGGCCATGAAGGCGCTCAATATCCCGGTTGCCGAGACCGGCGTGCCGATGGGGGTTATGGGCATGAATACCGTCTTTATGCCCCTTATGGCCTTTGTCCCCATGAGCCAGGGAGGGCCCTCTGGTGGGTTTGGGGGCGGAGGACGCGGAGGTTTTGGCGGCGGATTTGGCGGGGGCGGAGGGTTCGGTGGCGGCGGCGCCGGGGGAAGAAGGTAA
- a CDS encoding LemA family protein has product MLDDIISWIILIIIIVVVIGLVLWAVGIYNRFQSLKNSSEATLGQIRVAMKKRLDMIEQLLGAVKSYAKFEQDTLTKVTAMRSAVATAGPGDLNKVEAESRSIFGRLLAVAENYPDLKTASTVTSLMSSVKDLENEISRQRYTYNNISQEFNTMMDTIPSKFIGHMTGMPKLEYLQFEEEIKTAPKIEF; this is encoded by the coding sequence ATGCTGGACGATATCATCAGCTGGATTATACTCATCATTATCATCGTAGTCGTCATCGGCCTTGTCCTCTGGGCCGTGGGCATCTACAACCGCTTCCAATCCCTGAAAAACTCATCCGAAGCAACGCTCGGGCAGATCCGGGTTGCGATGAAGAAGAGGCTTGACATGATCGAGCAGCTGCTCGGCGCAGTCAAGAGCTATGCAAAGTTCGAGCAGGACACGCTTACAAAAGTCACCGCCATGCGGTCTGCGGTTGCGACCGCAGGACCCGGCGACCTCAACAAGGTTGAGGCCGAGTCCCGCTCGATCTTTGGCAGGCTGCTTGCCGTGGCAGAGAACTACCCCGACCTCAAGACCGCAAGCACGGTCACCAGCCTCATGAGCTCGGTAAAAGACCTCGAAAACGAGATCTCCCGCCAGCGGTACACCTACAACAACATCTCGCAGGAGTTCAACACCATGATGGACACGATCCCCTCTAAGTTCATCGGCCACATGACGGGCATGCCCAAGCTCGAATACCTCCAGTTCGAGGAAGAGATCAAGACTGCGCCGAAGATTGAGTTCTAA
- a CDS encoding EF-Tu/IF-2/RF-3 family GTPase: MSNITVAVLAPNGFSDALGKKGTTSDITFYNLKKGEATVTFIEPTRYPEKLSSLFYAITLADRVIVVVDEITATFGEIVLMLQCAGKTQGSLIFRNYLSMDQIAPLVKGTVLEHYETAENDPIGIREKLLEAAAKMTAHQKAKEGGNGTLPIDHHFNVKGVGTVVLGCVTHGVIKKHDSLKVLPTTKVAQIRSIQKHDDDAETAATGDRAGLALKGVESDDLDRGYVLTNDPAIKYSSVVTGKAQLVKYWPAPLKEDMVIYLGHWMQFLPSRLTKVTADGDWRMPELTFTLEKELVYPPGARVVLHYLEGGKLRIVGTLTIA, from the coding sequence ATGTCCAACATCACCGTCGCGGTCCTGGCCCCAAACGGCTTTTCCGATGCACTCGGGAAGAAGGGGACAACGAGCGATATCACCTTTTACAATCTCAAGAAAGGCGAAGCCACAGTCACCTTTATTGAGCCTACGCGGTACCCGGAAAAACTCTCTTCGCTTTTTTATGCGATAACCCTTGCCGATCGCGTCATTGTCGTTGTTGATGAGATCACTGCAACTTTCGGCGAAATCGTCCTGATGCTCCAGTGTGCCGGAAAAACGCAAGGATCCCTCATCTTCCGCAACTACCTCTCCATGGATCAGATCGCGCCCCTTGTCAAGGGCACCGTGCTTGAGCACTACGAAACTGCCGAGAACGACCCGATCGGCATCCGGGAAAAGCTGCTTGAAGCTGCGGCAAAGATGACTGCCCATCAGAAGGCAAAAGAGGGCGGCAACGGCACCCTTCCCATTGATCACCATTTCAATGTCAAGGGCGTCGGCACCGTTGTCCTCGGGTGTGTGACCCATGGCGTGATAAAAAAACATGACTCGCTCAAGGTGCTCCCGACCACGAAAGTCGCCCAGATCCGCTCCATCCAGAAGCACGATGACGATGCCGAGACCGCGGCCACCGGCGACCGGGCCGGCCTGGCGCTCAAGGGGGTTGAATCCGATGACCTGGACCGGGGGTATGTCCTCACCAACGATCCGGCAATAAAATATTCGTCCGTTGTCACCGGAAAGGCACAGCTGGTCAAATACTGGCCGGCGCCCTTAAAGGAAGATATGGTGATCTACCTAGGTCACTGGATGCAGTTCCTCCCCTCGCGTCTCACCAAAGTAACCGCTGACGGGGACTGGAGGATGCCCGAACTCACCTTTACCCTGGAAAAAGAACTGGTGTACCCTCCCGGGGCCCGGGTGGTTCTGCACTACCTCGAAGGCGGCAAACTCCGGATCGTAGGAACCCTGACCATCGCATAA
- a CDS encoding glycosyltransferase, translated as MYDLTVIIPTFKEESNIGTIIKAVDAVFLQNRINGEILIVDDNSPDRTIELVREMQKTLPYLSLAVRIEDPGLSQSVVEGFRRAQSDIFLVIDADLSHPPEHIPLMLAEIRAGNDIVIGSRYMEGGGIKKWPLKRRIISLGATFLGRLLFPEIHDPVSGFFAVKRGVVDHAPLRPRGYKILLEVLGKGTWHTVKEIPFEFVDRAIGSSKLGWRTIIEYAAQVLDNARFSWNHHGSVVWQEWVKLFRFGIVGLTGIIVNEGLLIYLRSYAQFALPVASIISIELSILSNFILNDSWTFKTGQHALPHWWQRLLSFQVVSLGGAAINFVILNALALYVGVDYRVANILGIVVAFAWNFLVNRRVTWKKSGQVVPSQEK; from the coding sequence ATGTACGACCTGACCGTTATCATTCCCACCTTCAAGGAAGAGTCCAACATCGGTACCATTATCAAGGCCGTGGATGCGGTTTTTTTGCAGAATAGGATCAATGGGGAGATCCTTATCGTTGATGACAATTCTCCGGACCGGACCATCGAACTGGTACGAGAGATGCAGAAGACCCTGCCTTATCTCAGCCTTGCGGTAAGGATCGAAGATCCCGGGCTCTCCCAGTCTGTCGTCGAAGGGTTCCGGAGAGCGCAATCGGATATCTTTCTTGTGATCGATGCCGATCTCTCCCACCCGCCGGAACACATTCCCCTCATGCTTGCAGAGATCCGGGCGGGAAATGACATTGTCATCGGAAGCCGGTACATGGAGGGCGGCGGGATAAAAAAATGGCCGCTAAAACGGCGTATTATCTCCCTTGGGGCAACCTTTCTGGGCCGGCTCCTATTTCCGGAGATTCACGATCCGGTGAGCGGCTTTTTTGCAGTAAAAAGGGGTGTTGTAGATCATGCGCCGCTCAGGCCCAGAGGCTACAAGATCCTGCTTGAGGTACTGGGCAAGGGCACTTGGCATACAGTAAAGGAGATCCCGTTTGAATTTGTTGACCGGGCAATCGGATCGAGCAAACTCGGGTGGCGCACAATCATCGAGTACGCCGCACAGGTTCTGGACAATGCACGATTCTCATGGAACCACCACGGGAGCGTGGTCTGGCAGGAATGGGTCAAGCTGTTCCGGTTCGGGATAGTTGGGCTCACGGGCATTATCGTCAACGAAGGGCTTCTCATCTATCTCAGGAGCTATGCACAGTTTGCCCTGCCGGTTGCAAGTATTATTTCCATTGAGCTCTCGATCCTGAGCAATTTTATCCTCAACGACAGCTGGACGTTCAAAACCGGGCAGCACGCCCTGCCTCATTGGTGGCAGCGTCTTCTCTCGTTTCAGGTTGTTTCCCTCGGAGGGGCAGCGATAAATTTTGTTATCCTCAATGCCCTTGCCCTGTATGTTGGTGTTGACTACCGGGTTGCCAATATTCTGGGTATCGTTGTGGCGTTTGCATGGAATTTTCTGGTAAACCGGCGGGTGACGTGGAAAAAATCCGGGCAGGTAGTACCGAGCCAGGAAAAATAA
- a CDS encoding glycosyltransferase family 39 protein: MAKKGPGREPKNIRDRGEECDLDEGYKSPLGTFRDLSVANIRSVVAGSRYIQALILLTLGGLFLRFYDLGFNSLWLDEASTYTISVKSFADIWQVTAGGEFNPPLFYWVEHVMLMLGNNEVILRFVPALLGVLAIPLFYLIGKEFLDRNAGLIAASACAFSPFLIYYSQEARAYMMMLFFVALATLFFLKAMKSGSLLHWVLFGLFSALAFWSHFYALVMIGALVLFALIEWAPRIRTELGNLKMLVAAGVVFAILTLPLIIVTLQLFVLRTSSAPTYGIQGLDIIFETFVQVAGMNLYIAFLLVAFFVIGIIQAFRIEKGKGIFLVLITVLTFVISYVLSFKMPMLPRYLIFLSIVFFLGIAVSYRAIYSLWNTRAAVYGFIAVLLVISAPVLAGYYSSYSKEDWRGFSAALEQKVQPGDVVVSVPGYVDQPLDYYYSSVKTQTTEYGATTAADLDRILAESGNHTTYYVVTGDISAADTNGDALQWLKNNTTYAGSDATGEVYLFTRS; the protein is encoded by the coding sequence ATGGCGAAAAAGGGACCAGGGCGTGAGCCGAAAAATATCCGGGACCGCGGTGAGGAGTGCGATCTCGATGAAGGGTACAAATCTCCTCTTGGAACGTTCAGGGATCTTTCTGTCGCAAATATTCGATCGGTTGTTGCCGGAAGCCGGTACATCCAGGCCCTCATTCTCCTCACGCTCGGCGGTCTCTTCCTCCGATTCTACGACCTCGGCTTTAACTCCCTGTGGCTGGATGAGGCGAGTACCTATACTATCTCCGTCAAATCGTTTGCCGATATCTGGCAGGTCACTGCCGGTGGCGAGTTCAACCCTCCGCTCTTTTACTGGGTTGAACATGTCATGCTCATGCTTGGGAATAACGAGGTCATCCTGCGCTTTGTCCCTGCCCTTCTGGGTGTCCTTGCCATCCCGCTTTTTTACCTGATAGGAAAGGAGTTCCTCGATCGGAATGCCGGGCTCATCGCTGCCTCTGCATGTGCGTTCTCCCCGTTCCTGATCTATTACTCGCAGGAAGCCAGAGCGTATATGATGATGCTCTTTTTTGTTGCGCTTGCCACCCTTTTTTTCCTGAAAGCGATGAAGTCCGGCAGCCTGCTTCACTGGGTACTCTTCGGTCTCTTTTCAGCGCTTGCATTCTGGTCTCATTTCTATGCGCTGGTGATGATTGGGGCGCTTGTGCTCTTTGCCCTCATTGAATGGGCACCCCGGATCCGGACCGAACTGGGTAATCTCAAGATGCTGGTGGCAGCTGGTGTTGTTTTTGCCATCCTGACGCTCCCCCTCATAATCGTCACTCTCCAGCTCTTCGTTCTCCGGACGTCTTCTGCGCCAACGTACGGCATACAGGGGCTTGACATCATCTTTGAGACCTTTGTCCAGGTAGCCGGCATGAACCTGTATATCGCATTCCTGCTGGTGGCATTCTTTGTCATTGGCATTATCCAGGCATTCCGCATCGAAAAGGGTAAGGGGATTTTTCTTGTGCTGATCACGGTCCTTACTTTTGTGATCAGCTATGTTCTGTCGTTCAAAATGCCGATGCTCCCCCGGTATCTCATATTCTTAAGTATAGTATTTTTCCTCGGAATTGCCGTTTCCTACCGTGCCATTTACTCATTGTGGAATACCCGGGCCGCGGTATACGGGTTTATTGCAGTCCTTCTTGTTATCAGTGCCCCGGTTCTTGCGGGCTATTATTCAAGCTATTCAAAGGAAGACTGGAGAGGCTTTTCCGCGGCGCTCGAGCAGAAGGTCCAGCCGGGCGATGTGGTGGTCTCCGTTCCCGGGTACGTAGACCAGCCTCTGGATTATTACTACTCCTCAGTAAAGACACAAACTACTGAGTATGGGGCAACAACGGCTGCAGATTTGGACCGGATTTTGGCGGAGAGTGGCAACCATACAACGTATTATGTAGTTACCGGCGATATCAGCGCTGCCGATACGAATGGCGATGCACTACAGTGGCTCAAGAATAATACCACCTATGCCGGTTCGGATGCAACAGGGGAAGTCTACCTTTTTACCCGATCCTAA
- a CDS encoding nucleoside 2-deoxyribosyltransferase, whose translation MYVLCSPCILSPSLRAKGITRPADIAAFARSIGRCRKFKIEVIPLPCPETLYLGPDREPGTFLERLNTPEFAVLLDELSVKVNDIVKERGPPLCILGVNSSPTCGVTATYYGAEGDKPAKRAGRGVFYARFQEIPARDVYAFSRYRIYLAGPLFSEAERTYNAAIAEDLRSRCFDVFLPQETGDNRAVREKNKNAQICQCNKQAIRDADIIVAIIDGADADSGTAWEMGYASALGKTVIALRTDFRLIGSHERVNLMLEQSSKVVTSKEALFAAVGALPTTYEPEDKPSLQSLGSRL comes from the coding sequence ATGTACGTTCTCTGCTCCCCCTGCATTTTATCTCCATCCCTGCGGGCAAAAGGCATTACCCGTCCCGCGGATATTGCGGCGTTTGCGCGATCCATCGGGCGGTGCAGGAAGTTTAAGATCGAGGTCATACCACTTCCATGCCCTGAAACGCTGTACCTTGGCCCGGATCGCGAGCCAGGTACGTTCCTGGAGCGCCTCAACACCCCTGAATTTGCCGTCCTCCTTGATGAGCTCTCCGTGAAGGTAAACGATATTGTAAAAGAGCGGGGGCCGCCGCTCTGCATCCTCGGCGTCAACTCCTCGCCAACCTGCGGGGTCACGGCCACATATTACGGTGCCGAAGGTGACAAGCCGGCAAAACGGGCCGGTCGGGGCGTCTTTTACGCCCGGTTCCAGGAGATCCCGGCACGGGATGTCTACGCATTCTCCCGCTACCGGATCTATCTTGCCGGCCCTCTCTTTTCAGAAGCAGAGCGAACCTATAATGCGGCCATTGCAGAAGATCTCAGGTCTCGCTGTTTTGATGTGTTCCTCCCGCAGGAGACCGGTGATAACCGGGCGGTTCGGGAGAAAAATAAAAACGCTCAGATCTGCCAGTGTAACAAACAGGCGATCCGGGATGCAGATATCATCGTTGCCATCATTGACGGGGCGGATGCGGATTCAGGCACTGCATGGGAGATGGGATATGCTTCAGCCCTCGGGAAAACTGTAATCGCGCTCAGGACAGACTTTCGTTTGATCGGCAGTCATGAGCGTGTAAACCTCATGCTCGAGCAATCGTCAAAGGTGGTAACAAGCAAAGAGGCCCTTTTTGCCGCTGTAGGGGCCCTTCCGACAACGTACGAGCCGGAAGACAAGCCCTCCTTGCAATCTCTGGGATCGCGTTTGTAA
- a CDS encoding DUF367 family protein: MIPLLAYRDNSCDPRKCTVKKLERAGFLRIVKTISQIPRNTLLLDPTAEKALSPEDKNVKSITALDCSWEVLDTGAVSSWRIRRALPFLMAANPVNFGKPCKLTSIEAIAAALYILGEQERASQILGCVSWGVRFLEVNKEPLELYATAKDSTEVVKFQSLFL, from the coding sequence ATGATTCCGCTCCTTGCCTACCGGGACAACAGCTGCGACCCCAGGAAGTGCACGGTAAAAAAGCTGGAGCGGGCGGGATTCCTGCGGATAGTAAAGACGATCTCGCAGATCCCGCGAAACACCCTGCTTCTGGACCCGACCGCGGAAAAGGCCCTCTCCCCGGAGGACAAAAACGTAAAATCGATCACCGCTCTCGACTGCTCGTGGGAGGTGCTCGATACCGGTGCGGTCAGCTCGTGGAGGATCCGGAGGGCATTACCTTTCCTCATGGCCGCAAACCCCGTCAACTTCGGCAAGCCCTGCAAACTCACCTCCATCGAGGCGATAGCGGCGGCTCTCTATATCCTCGGAGAACAGGAGCGGGCCTCACAGATCCTCGGTTGCGTCAGCTGGGGAGTCCGGTTCCTGGAGGTCAACAAAGAACCGCTGGAGCTCTATGCCACGGCAAAGGACAGCACCGAAGTCGTGAAGTTCCAGTCGCTCTTCCTGTGA